The nucleotide sequence CGCCGATCACGAACGAGCAGCAGATCCAGATGAACGTGCAGACGCAGGGTCGCTTGTCGACGCCGGCACAGTTCGGCGCAATCGTCCTGCGCACGAACCCCGACGGCTCCGTGGTGCGCATCCGCGACGTCGCCCGAGTGGAACTCAGCGCGCAGAGCTTCGACAGCGAATCCCGGCTCGACGGCCGGCCCGGCGTCCCCGTCGCCATCTATCTCGTGCCCGGTGCCAACGCGGTCAGCACCGCGACCGCCGTGAAGGCGACCCTGGAGAAGCTTTCGGCGCGCTTCCCGGCAGGTTTGCGATACGTGGTCGTGCACGATTCCACGACCTTCGTGAAGGATACCATCTCCGAGGTGCTGCGGACGCTGGCCGAGGCCTTCGTCCTCGTCGTCCTCGTCGTGTTTCTGTTCCTCGGGAATCTGCGGGCGACGGTGATCCCCGCCATCGCCGTGCCGGTGAGCCTCATCGGCACCTTCGCGGTGCTCTACGTGCTCGGCTACTCGGCCAACACCGTCTCGCTCCTGGCGATGGTGCTCGCCATCGGCATCGTGGTCGATGACGCCATCGTCGTCGTCGAGAATGTCGAGCGGGTGATGGAGGAGCATCCGGAGCTGTCGCCGGCCGAGGCGACGAAGCTCGCCATGACGCAGATTACCGCCCCCATCATCGCCATCACGCTCGTGCTCCTATCCGTCTTCGTTCCGATCGCCTTCATCCCCGGCGTGTCGGGAACGCTGTTCCGGCAATTCGCCGTCACGATCAGCGCCGCGATGCTGATCTCGGCGATCAACGCGCTGACCCTTTCGCCCGCGCTGTGCGGGGTGTTCCTGCGTCCCACGCGCGCGCGGCGCGGCATCATGGGCCGGGTGCTCGGCGGAATCGATTGGGTGCGGGACCGTTATGCAGCGGGCGTCCGCCGCCTCGTCGGCGTGTCCGCTCTCTCACTCGTGCTGGTCCTCCTGTTCGCGGGCGGCATCTTCGGCCTCTCGCGGATCACGCCGTCCGGATTCCTCCCAGAGGAGGATCAAGGCGCCTTCTTCGTCTCGGTCCAACTGCCCGACGGCGCGTCGGTGGCCCGCACGAGCGCGGTCGCGTCGGAGGTCGAGAGGCTCCTGAAGGACATGCCCGGCGTCAATCAGGTGCTTGCGATCGTCGGCTTCTCGCTTCTGGACGGAGCGGCCGAGCCGAATTCCGCGTTTTTGGTGGCGCAGCTCAAACCCTTCGCCGATCGCCGGAGCGCGGCGGAATCCGCCCAGGCCCTGATCGGGCGCGCTTACGTGGCGGCCGCGGCGATCGAGCAGGCAACGGTGCGGCCCTTCAATCTTCCGCCCATCGTCGGGCTCTCGACGAGCGGCGGCTTCGAATACGTGCTCGAGGCGCGAGAGGGGCAGGACCCGGCTGCGATCGACGCGGTCGTGCGCGGCCTCGCCGCGGCGGCGAACCGCGACCCGCAGCTCGCCCGCGTCTTCTCCACCTTCACGGCATCGAATCCCTCGATCTTCCTCGACATCGACCGCACCAAGGCACAGGTGCTCGGGCTGGCGATGAGCGACGTCTTCAGTTCGCTTCAAGCCACGCTCGGCGGGGTCTACGTCAACAATTTCAACCTCTACGGCCGCACCTGGCAGGTGAATGTGGAGGGCGAGGCGGACAACAGGGCGACATTCGCGACATCTGGAACATCTATGTCCGCGGCGCCTCGGGCCAGATGGTGCCGATGCGTTCGGTCGCGAGCGAGCGCATCGTGCTCGGACCGCAGGTGCTGACTCGATACAACAATTTCCGCGCCGTGAGCGTGAACGGCAGCCCGGCGCCCGGCATCTCCTCCGGCGCCGCGATGGCCGCGATGGGGCAGATCTCCGACCGGACGCTGCCGGAAGGCTACAGCTACGAGTGGACCGGGACCGCCTATCAGGAGCAGCAGGCGTCCGGCCAGACCTGGATCGTCCTCGGCCTCGCCTTCCTGTTCGCCTACCTGTTCCTCGTCGCCCTCTACGAGAGCTGGACGATCCCCATTCCGGTCCTTCTGTCCGTCGTGGTCGGCGCCTTCGGCTCCTACCTTGCCGTCAAGCTCGCCGGCCTTTCCCTCGACCTCTACAGCGAGATCGGCCTCGTGGTGCTGATCGCGCTCGCGGCCAAGAACGGCATCCTGATCGTCGAGTTCGCCAAGGACCAGCGGGAGGCGGGCGTACCGATCCGGGAGGCCGCGATCCGCGGCGCCGAGCAGCGGTTCCGCGCCGTGATGATGACCTCCATCGCCTTCATCCTCGGCCTCGTCCCCCTCGTGATCGCGACCGGCGCGGCCCAGATCAGCCGTCGCGACGTCGGCACCGCGGTCTTCGGCGGGATGATCGCGGCCAGTTCGATCGGCATCTTCCTCGTGCCGATGCTCTACGTCACGGTCCAAACCCTGCGCGAGCGCGTGAGACAGAGGACGGCGAGGCAGGGTCGGCCCGCCTGACGGCGGTCCGGGCGCCTGCGAAACCGCCTCCGCGGGACTTCGGCGCGTCCCAGCGAGACATCCGTTCCGGGGACGGACCGCGAGAAGTCCAGGGTTTGCTGGCGAACAGCGAGAGGAACGGGCGAGAATGAAGCCGGCAGATCAACCCGCTCCGCCCTGGCAGCAGGCACGCTTCGTCGCCGTGGCCCTGATCGTCGGGGCCCTTACGGGCGTGTTCGGCGGCCTCTTCCATCTCGCCATCGACAGGATCATCGATTGGCCGGCATGGCTCGCCGGCCAGACCGAGGGCTGGCGGTTGATCGCGGCGAGCGCCGTCATCACCATGGCGGCCACGGTCTTCGCCGTGTTCATCACCCGGCGCTTCGCCCCGGAAGCGAGCGGGAGCGGGGTTCCGGAGATCGAGGGGGCCATCGCCGGCATCCGGCATGTCCACTGGGAGCGCGTGCTGCCGGTGAAGTTCATCGCCGGCATCGCGGCGATCGGCTCAGGGCTCGTTCTCGGCCGGGAGGGACCGACCATTCACATGGGCGGCTCGGCGGCGCTCGCGGCGTCCGAGATGTTCCGGGTGCGAGACGTCGATCGGCGGGCGCTGCTGGCGGCCGGTGCGGGGGCCGGTCTCGCCTGCGCCTTCAATGCCCCGATGGCGGCCGTGCTGTTCGTCATCGAGGAAACGCGCAAGCAGTTTCCCTACAGCTTCCGGAACTACATGGGGGTGTTCGCGGCCGCGATCACCGGAACCGCGGTGACCCAAATGATCTCGGGCGCGCGGCCGGACCTGCCGCTCTCCGCCGGGCCGACGGCGCTGGCGTCGTTGCCGGCCTTCGCCGTTCTGGGCATCATCCTGGGTGCGGTGGGCGTGCTGTTCAATCGATGCATCCTGGCGATGCTGGACATCGCCGCCGCCTGGCAGAAGGGTGCCCCGTATGTCTGGCCTGCCCTGGTCGGGCTGCTCGTGGGCACCCTGCTGATCCTCGCTCCGCGCACCGTGACGGGCGGGGAACAGGTCATTTCACAGATCGCCGTTCTGACCCCGAGTGCGGGCGTGCTCCTGATGCTGGCGGTCGTCTGTTATTCCGTCGGCACGCCGGGCGGCATTTTCGCGCCGATCCTCTCGCTGGCGGCCTGCATCGGCTTGGCCTTCGGCCTGCTCGCCCAGATGATGTTCCCCGAGGTCTTGTCCGGCATCGGGGTGACGCCCGTTTCCTTCGGCATCGTGGCGATGGCCGCGCTCTTCAGCGCAACCGTGCACGCGCCGGCCGTGGGCGTGGTGCTGGTGCTCGAACTCACGACCGCCTATGCGCTCGTCCTGCCCATGCTGACGGCCTGCCTGACGGCGAGCCTCGCGGCCCAATGGCTCGGCGGCCGCCCGATTTATGAACAGATGCTGGAACGCGCCCTTGCCCAGGCCGGCAGGGTGCCGGCCAAGAGCCCGGACAACGGCCCGGATATCGGTCTGGCGGCCGATCGGGATCGTGCGCGGCTCTGACGTCCGCCTCCAAGCCGGCCAAGGCACTCGTTGACGGCTCGCCGCCGCAACTCTTCCCGCACGGCCGCCCCGAGGGCCGGGCCGCCGGAGTTCGGAGGCGACAGGTCGGGACGAGGCGGTCGTCGAGGCCGGCCGCCGTCGCCGTTGACGTCCGAGCGAGGCGCGGCCCGGATGCCACGCCGGAGATCCCGGCTGCGGCACGGATTCGGAGCGATAGACGATCCGCTCAAGGATAAATGCCGCGTCAGGCCGCAACATTTCATACGGGTGGCGGAGGCGGCGGTGGAGGCGGCAAGGGCAGTACCGGCGGCGGCGGGGGAGGCGGCGGCGGCGGCGGCAAAACCAACGGCGGCGGCGGTGGAGGGGGACCGGGCGGTGGCGGAAGGGGCTGCGCGAGCGTCACCGTGCTGGCGGCAAG is from Methylorubrum sp. B1-46 and encodes:
- the clcA gene encoding H(+)/Cl(-) exchange transporter ClcA, giving the protein MKPADQPAPPWQQARFVAVALIVGALTGVFGGLFHLAIDRIIDWPAWLAGQTEGWRLIAASAVITMAATVFAVFITRRFAPEASGSGVPEIEGAIAGIRHVHWERVLPVKFIAGIAAIGSGLVLGREGPTIHMGGSAALAASEMFRVRDVDRRALLAAGAGAGLACAFNAPMAAVLFVIEETRKQFPYSFRNYMGVFAAAITGTAVTQMISGARPDLPLSAGPTALASLPAFAVLGIILGAVGVLFNRCILAMLDIAAAWQKGAPYVWPALVGLLVGTLLILAPRTVTGGEQVISQIAVLTPSAGVLLMLAVVCYSVGTPGGIFAPILSLAACIGLAFGLLAQMMFPEVLSGIGVTPVSFGIVAMAALFSATVHAPAVGVVLVLELTTAYALVLPMLTACLTASLAAQWLGGRPIYEQMLERALAQAGRVPAKSPDNGPDIGLAADRDRARL